A single region of the Streptomyces caelestis genome encodes:
- a CDS encoding acyl-CoA carboxylase subunit beta encodes MTVLTSALDPSSPDYRANRETMLARLAELDTEHAKALAGGGEKYVERHRRRGKLLARERVELLLDPDTPFLELSPLAAWGSDHTVGASLVTGIGVVEGVECLITANDPTVRGGASNPWSLKKALRANDIALANRLPCVSLVESGGADLPSQKEIFIPGGAIFRDLTRLSAAGIPTLAVVFGNSTAGGAYVPGMSDHVIMVKERAKVFLGGPPLVKMATGEESDDESLGGAEMHARVSGLADHFAVDEHDALRQARRVVARLNHRKAYGDPGPAVPPKYDEEELLGLVPGDLRTPFDPREVIARIVDASDFDEFKPLYGTSLTTGWATLHGYPVGILANAQGVLFSEESQKAAQFVQLANQRDIPLLFLHNTTGYMVGREYEQGGIIKHGAMMINAVSNSRVPHLSVLMGASYGAGHYGMCGRAYDPRFLFAWPSAKSAVMGPQQLAGVLSIVARQSAAAKGQPYDEEADAALRAMVEQQIESESLPMFLSGRLYDDGVIDPRDTRTVLGLCLSAIHTAPYEGARGGFGVFRM; translated from the coding sequence CCTCGCCCGCGAACGCGTCGAGCTGCTCCTCGACCCCGACACGCCCTTCCTGGAGCTGTCCCCGCTGGCCGCCTGGGGCAGCGATCACACCGTCGGCGCCTCCCTCGTCACCGGCATCGGTGTCGTCGAGGGAGTGGAGTGCCTGATCACCGCCAACGACCCGACCGTGCGCGGGGGAGCGAGCAACCCCTGGTCGCTGAAGAAGGCCCTGCGCGCGAACGACATCGCCCTCGCCAACCGGCTGCCCTGCGTCAGCCTGGTGGAGTCCGGGGGCGCCGACCTGCCGTCGCAGAAGGAGATCTTCATCCCCGGGGGCGCCATCTTCCGGGACCTGACCCGGCTCTCCGCCGCCGGGATCCCGACCCTCGCGGTCGTCTTCGGCAACTCCACCGCCGGAGGCGCCTACGTCCCCGGCATGTCCGACCACGTGATCATGGTCAAGGAGCGGGCCAAGGTGTTCCTCGGCGGGCCGCCGCTGGTGAAGATGGCCACGGGGGAGGAGAGCGACGACGAGTCCCTGGGCGGCGCCGAGATGCACGCGCGCGTGTCGGGCCTCGCCGACCACTTCGCCGTCGACGAGCACGACGCGCTCCGGCAGGCCCGCCGCGTGGTCGCCCGCCTCAACCACCGCAAGGCGTACGGCGATCCGGGCCCGGCCGTCCCCCCGAAGTATGACGAGGAGGAGCTCCTGGGGCTCGTGCCCGGCGATCTCAGGACCCCCTTCGACCCGCGCGAGGTCATCGCCCGCATCGTCGACGCCTCCGACTTCGACGAGTTCAAACCGCTGTACGGCACGAGCCTGACCACCGGCTGGGCCACCCTGCACGGCTATCCCGTCGGCATCCTGGCGAACGCCCAGGGGGTCCTCTTCAGCGAGGAGTCCCAGAAGGCCGCCCAGTTCGTCCAGCTCGCCAACCAGCGCGACATCCCGCTGCTCTTCCTGCACAACACCACCGGCTACATGGTCGGCAGGGAGTACGAGCAGGGCGGCATCATCAAACACGGCGCGATGATGATCAACGCGGTCAGCAACAGCCGCGTTCCGCACCTCTCCGTCCTCATGGGCGCCTCCTACGGCGCCGGCCACTACGGCATGTGCGGCAGGGCCTACGACCCCCGCTTCCTCTTCGCCTGGCCCAGTGCCAAGTCGGCTGTCATGGGCCCGCAGCAGCTCGCGGGCGTGCTGTCGATCGTCGCCCGCCAGTCGGCCGCCGCGAAGGGACAGCCGTACGACGAGGAGGCGGATGCCGCCCTGCGCGCCATGGTGGAGCAGCAGATCGAGTCCGAGTCGCTGCCGATGTTCCTGTCGGGGCGGTTGTACGACGACGGAGTCATCGACCCGCGCGACACCCGCACCGTCCTCGGCCTGTGCCTCTCCGCCATCCACACCGCCCCTTACGAGGGCGCGCGCGGCGGCTTCGGCGTCTTCCGGATGTGA